One Scomber scombrus unplaced genomic scaffold, fScoSco1.1 SCAFFOLD_278, whole genome shotgun sequence DNA segment encodes these proteins:
- the LOC133977007 gene encoding transmembrane protein 65-like yields the protein MFKLCLHKAVTPVLLKLTPGVTAPRLPGMGLHTPGMGLLTPGMGLLTPGMGLLTPARLMGTHGRNDPREPLNSPSIAKDFIYRLHPKERACLLKELQSFESIAIAQ from the coding sequence ATGTTTAAGCTTTGTCTACATAAAGCTGTAACACCGGTTTTGTTGAAGTTGACACCGGGGGTGACAGCACCGAGGCTGCCGGGTATGGGGCTCCACACGCCGGGGATGGGGCTCCTCACGCCGGGGATGGGGCTCCTCACGCCGGGGATGGGGCTCCTCACGCCGGCCCGCCTGATGGGAACACACGGGAGAAACGATCCGAGGGAGCCGCTGAACTCTCCGTCCATCGCCAAAGACTTCATCTACCGGCTGCACCCCAAAGAGAGGGCGTGTTTACtgaaggagctgcagagtttcgAGTCCATTGCCATCGCTCAAG